One genomic segment of Pseudorasbora parva isolate DD20220531a chromosome 6, ASM2467924v1, whole genome shotgun sequence includes these proteins:
- the si:ch211-10d23.5 gene encoding uncharacterized protein si:ch211-10d23.5 isoform X3 encodes MLTICLCEALEVNTGSHDRNPVTASKHHLKKRHLRFAIYYKDSGIGKFSIPCYCADGGHGRSHWHCPMCSKILQRTKDYKIHITNHGVEMTDKSTVELQPTTVLLETLQTDGEDRTTGYKSACQKCGIHFTTTSNLRRHERLQHGQEQQPMLCIDAKNAIYVTPKDLHGPRVPIHIRKSFALQIVLCELEECWDFMKAQAQRGNPGKECRHLVRTHHARPYAPPPPLCLNSLEQMADKHVLSEPEKQECQGMNSRACLEGVDCVYPIFWEEHELSERCVYFSVYTGLKDKWCQFGRTRVSFDTKSGNWKCLCEHKRDRCVHKYLSMWWLFQERPELLRNALDISAESVDVLEEVELDAEEAVQISPGRDDLY; translated from the exons ATGCTTACCATCTGCTTGTGCGAG gCTCTGGAAGTAAATACCGGTAGTCATGACAG GAATCCAGTTACTGCATCGAAACATCACCTCAAAAAGAGACATCTCAGATTCGCCATATATTATAAAGATTCTGGCATTG GGAAGTTTTCCATCCCCTGTTATTGTGCTGATGGAGGTCATGGCAGGAGCCACTGGCATTGCCCAATGTGCTCAAAAATATTACAAAGGACGAAGGATTACAAAATCCATATTACCAACCATG GTGTTGAGATGACAGACAAATCCACAG TTGAGCTACAGCCTACAACAGTCCTGCTGGAGACTCTGCAAACAGACGGTGAAGACAGGACAACAGGCTATAAGTCTGCATGCCAAAAGTGTGGCATCCACTTCACGACCACGTCTAACCTGAGACGGCATGAGAGGCTTCAGCACGGCCAAGAACAGCAGCCCATGTTGTGCATAGATGCCAAAAATGCAATCTATGTTACACCCAAAGATCTGCATGGACCACGAGTGCCCATTCATATCCGTAAGTCCTTCGCCTTGCAGATTGTGCTGTGCGAGTTGGAAGAATGCTGGGATTTCATGAAAGCGCAGGCCCAGAGAGGCAATCCTGGTAAAGAGTGCCGGCACCTGGTGAGAACTCATCACGCGCGGCCTTACGCTCCCCCTCCGCCGCTGTGCCTCAACTCTCTGGAGCAAATGGCTGACAAACACGTCCTGTCCGAGCCGGAGAAGCAGGAGTGCCAGGGCATGAACTCAAGGGCATGTTTAGAGGGAGTCGATTGTGTGTACCCTATTTTTTGGGAGGAGCATGAGCTTTCAGAGAGATGCGTCTACTTTTCTGTGTACACCGGTCTCAAGGACAAATGGTGTCAGTTTGGGAGGACGCGTGTCTCGTTTGATACCAAATCTGGCAACTGGAAGTGTCTATGTGAACACAAGAGAGACCGCTGCGTCCACAAGTATTTATCTATGTGGTGGTTGTTCCAGGAGCGCCCTGAATTGTTGCGAAATGCCCTCGATATCAGTGCTGAGAGTgtggatgtgctggaggaggtGGAGCTGGATGCAGAGGAGGCGGTTCAAATCTCTCCAGGGCGAGACGACCTCTACTAG
- the si:ch211-10d23.5 gene encoding uncharacterized protein si:ch211-10d23.5 isoform X1 yields the protein MTERIFVFVDEEELFSVMKDLDCLYCRNPVTASKHHLKKRHLRFAIYYKDSGIGKFSIPCYCADGGHGRSHWHCPMCSKILQRTKDYKIHITNHGVEMTDKSTVELQPTTVLLETLQTDGEDRTTGYKSACQKCGIHFTTTSNLRRHERLQHGQEQQPMLCIDAKNAIYVTPKDLHGPRVPIHIRKSFALQIVLCELEECWDFMKAQAQRGNPGKECRHLVRTHHARPYAPPPPLCLNSLEQMADKHVLSEPEKQECQGMNSRACLEGVDCVYPIFWEEHELSERCVYFSVYTGLKDKWCQFGRTRVSFDTKSGNWKCLCEHKRDRCVHKYLSMWWLFQERPELLRNALDISAESVDVLEEVELDAEEAVQISPGRDDLY from the exons ATGACAG agagAATATTTGTGTTTGTTGATGAAGAGGAGCTTTTCAGTGTGATGAAGGACCTTGACTGTCTCTACTGTAGGAATCCAGTTACTGCATCGAAACATCACCTCAAAAAGAGACATCTCAGATTCGCCATATATTATAAAGATTCTGGCATTG GGAAGTTTTCCATCCCCTGTTATTGTGCTGATGGAGGTCATGGCAGGAGCCACTGGCATTGCCCAATGTGCTCAAAAATATTACAAAGGACGAAGGATTACAAAATCCATATTACCAACCATG GTGTTGAGATGACAGACAAATCCACAG TTGAGCTACAGCCTACAACAGTCCTGCTGGAGACTCTGCAAACAGACGGTGAAGACAGGACAACAGGCTATAAGTCTGCATGCCAAAAGTGTGGCATCCACTTCACGACCACGTCTAACCTGAGACGGCATGAGAGGCTTCAGCACGGCCAAGAACAGCAGCCCATGTTGTGCATAGATGCCAAAAATGCAATCTATGTTACACCCAAAGATCTGCATGGACCACGAGTGCCCATTCATATCCGTAAGTCCTTCGCCTTGCAGATTGTGCTGTGCGAGTTGGAAGAATGCTGGGATTTCATGAAAGCGCAGGCCCAGAGAGGCAATCCTGGTAAAGAGTGCCGGCACCTGGTGAGAACTCATCACGCGCGGCCTTACGCTCCCCCTCCGCCGCTGTGCCTCAACTCTCTGGAGCAAATGGCTGACAAACACGTCCTGTCCGAGCCGGAGAAGCAGGAGTGCCAGGGCATGAACTCAAGGGCATGTTTAGAGGGAGTCGATTGTGTGTACCCTATTTTTTGGGAGGAGCATGAGCTTTCAGAGAGATGCGTCTACTTTTCTGTGTACACCGGTCTCAAGGACAAATGGTGTCAGTTTGGGAGGACGCGTGTCTCGTTTGATACCAAATCTGGCAACTGGAAGTGTCTATGTGAACACAAGAGAGACCGCTGCGTCCACAAGTATTTATCTATGTGGTGGTTGTTCCAGGAGCGCCCTGAATTGTTGCGAAATGCCCTCGATATCAGTGCTGAGAGTgtggatgtgctggaggaggtGGAGCTGGATGCAGAGGAGGCGGTTCAAATCTCTCCAGGGCGAGACGACCTCTACTAG
- the si:ch211-10d23.5 gene encoding uncharacterized protein si:ch211-10d23.5 isoform X2 produces the protein MTGIQLLHRNITSKRDISDSPYIIKILALGSFPSPVIVLMEVMAGATGIAQCAQKYYKGRRITKSILPTMILSWLSGKFFHIIERSSKCVEMTDKSTVELQPTTVLLETLQTDGEDRTTGYKSACQKCGIHFTTTSNLRRHERLQHGQEQQPMLCIDAKNAIYVTPKDLHGPRVPIHIRKSFALQIVLCELEECWDFMKAQAQRGNPGKECRHLVRTHHARPYAPPPPLCLNSLEQMADKHVLSEPEKQECQGMNSRACLEGVDCVYPIFWEEHELSERCVYFSVYTGLKDKWCQFGRTRVSFDTKSGNWKCLCEHKRDRCVHKYLSMWWLFQERPELLRNALDISAESVDVLEEVELDAEEAVQISPGRDDLY, from the exons ATGACAG GAATCCAGTTACTGCATCGAAACATCACCTCAAAAAGAGACATCTCAGATTCGCCATATATTATAAAGATTCTGGCATTG GGAAGTTTTCCATCCCCTGTTATTGTGCTGATGGAGGTCATGGCAGGAGCCACTGGCATTGCCCAATGTGCTCAAAAATATTACAAAGGACGAAGGATTACAAAATCCATATTACCAACCATG ATACTGTCATGGCTTTCTGGGAAGTTTTTCCACATTATTGAAAGGAGTTCAAAAT GTGTTGAGATGACAGACAAATCCACAG TTGAGCTACAGCCTACAACAGTCCTGCTGGAGACTCTGCAAACAGACGGTGAAGACAGGACAACAGGCTATAAGTCTGCATGCCAAAAGTGTGGCATCCACTTCACGACCACGTCTAACCTGAGACGGCATGAGAGGCTTCAGCACGGCCAAGAACAGCAGCCCATGTTGTGCATAGATGCCAAAAATGCAATCTATGTTACACCCAAAGATCTGCATGGACCACGAGTGCCCATTCATATCCGTAAGTCCTTCGCCTTGCAGATTGTGCTGTGCGAGTTGGAAGAATGCTGGGATTTCATGAAAGCGCAGGCCCAGAGAGGCAATCCTGGTAAAGAGTGCCGGCACCTGGTGAGAACTCATCACGCGCGGCCTTACGCTCCCCCTCCGCCGCTGTGCCTCAACTCTCTGGAGCAAATGGCTGACAAACACGTCCTGTCCGAGCCGGAGAAGCAGGAGTGCCAGGGCATGAACTCAAGGGCATGTTTAGAGGGAGTCGATTGTGTGTACCCTATTTTTTGGGAGGAGCATGAGCTTTCAGAGAGATGCGTCTACTTTTCTGTGTACACCGGTCTCAAGGACAAATGGTGTCAGTTTGGGAGGACGCGTGTCTCGTTTGATACCAAATCTGGCAACTGGAAGTGTCTATGTGAACACAAGAGAGACCGCTGCGTCCACAAGTATTTATCTATGTGGTGGTTGTTCCAGGAGCGCCCTGAATTGTTGCGAAATGCCCTCGATATCAGTGCTGAGAGTgtggatgtgctggaggaggtGGAGCTGGATGCAGAGGAGGCGGTTCAAATCTCTCCAGGGCGAGACGACCTCTACTAG
- the l3mbtl1 gene encoding lethal(3)malignant brain tumor-like protein 1 has product MSAKAELEVLPRDADVPSESSVSHAPTAPDASSHRLKPQETTTIIFPASAHSLPKVELPQNAIKAIKGSELEAASLPAQVGGTIVHVLGWKEGMAILPGSNLKLCVSDTGSLEVVSEGKISSANLTAGAAQTKSANMELKQGEKSGISAGGNGRPSAFVEADRLQRGYMEEAQDNPVHSKCSEALVKHTYLHGEPMSKIPAGIAEAQVAYHEHDMLKPMKKRKRREYNSPSEEESDAEPMEEKVEALKIEGRHNKAEAKLELWSWPQYLEQQKAVAAPARLFQETQRVPIIKNNFRQGMKLEGIDPQHPSMYFVLTVAEVCGFRLRLHFDGYSDCHDFWVNANCPDIHPAGWCESTGHKLYTPKGCKEEEFSWSNYLKITRSQAAPNELFSSAIKSETDCGFEVGMKLEAVDRMNPSLICVATVTDKVGNRFLVHFDNWDDTYDYWCDARSPYIHPTGWCQERGLPLTPPQDYPDPDRFSWERYLEETGSTAVAAEAFRVRPSHNFQVQMKLEAVDKRCPGLIRVATVQEVDTYRIKIHFDGWSHLYDEWMDSDHPDIHPAGWCESTGHPIKPPPCQPTAQKPGPRENLTARQPSFSMTCKSLPQPRNTSKYSFHHRKCPTPGCDGSGHVTGRFTAHHCLSGCPLAERNQGRLKAELSDTEGSRRNLLVFGQRAKKSRYHGRIGRPPKYRKSQQRNCQNMTAEGMYPSLFMTAFTANSDRTLSLCWEQHCKLLPGVAGIHASQVATWTIEEVFGFVNNLIGCEEQARIFKDEMIDGEAFLLLTQNDIVKIMNIKLGPALKIHNAILMFKSTDEGLK; this is encoded by the exons ATGAGTGCCAAAGCAGAGCTGGAGGTCCTGCCCCGTGATGCAGACGTCCCATCAGAAAGCAGCGTCTCTCACGCTCCCACAGCTCCTGACGCTTCCTCTCATCGGCTCAAACCCCAGGAAACTACCACAATCATTTTCCCAG CTTCAGCTCATTCATTGCCAAAAGTGGAGCTGCCCCAAAATGCAATCAAGGCCATTAAAGGCAGTGAACTGGAGGCCGCATCACTTCCTGCTCAGGTTGGAGGGACCATTGTCCATGTCCTGGGCTGGAAGGAGGGCATGGCAATCCTCCCTGGAAGCAATCTGAAG CTATGTGTTAGTGATACAGGTTCGCTGGAAGTGGTCAGTGAAGGGAAAATAAGCTCTGCTAACCTGACCGCCGGAGCAGCTCAGACAAAATCAGCTAACATGGAGCTCAAACAGGGGGAAAAATCAG GCATCTCAGCAGGGGGGAATGGCCGGCCATCTGCCTTTGTGGAGGCTGACAGACTTCAGAGAGGATATATGGAAGAAGCTCAAGACAATCCAGTTCATAGCAAGTGCAGTGAGGCATTGGTCAAACACACTTACCTACATGGAGAGCCAATGTCAAAAAT TCCTGCAGGGATTGCAGAAGCACAGGTGGCCTATCATGAGCATGACATGTTGAAGCCcatgaagaagaggaagaggagggaaTACAACAGCCCATCAGAGGAGGAGTCTGATGCTGAGCCCATG GAGGAAAAAGTTGAGGCTTTAAAAATCGAAGGCAGACACAACAAAGCAG AGGCCAAACTGGAGCTGTGGTCCTGGCCGCAGTACCTAGAGCAACAGAAAGCTGTGGCCGCTCCAGCCAGACTCTTCCAGGAG ACCCAAAGGGTTCCCATCATTAAGAACAACTTCCGACAGGGTATGAAGTTAGAAGGCATTGACCCCCAGCATCCCTCTATGTATTTCGTCCTGACGGTGGCTGAG GTGTGTGGCTTCAGACTACGCCTCCATTTTGATGGATATTCTGACTGCCATGACTTCTGGGTCAACGCCAACTGCCCTGATATTCACCCAGCTGGATGGTGTGAGAGCACAGGACACAAGTTATACACTCCAAAAG GATGTAAAGAAGAAGAGTTTTCTTGGTCCAACTACTTAAAAATCACCAGATCACAAGCCGCACCGAATGAGCTGTTTTCTAGCGCAATCAAA TCTGAGACAGATTGTGGATTTGAGGTGGGGATGAAGTTGGAGGCTGTCGACCGCATGAATCCTTCTCTAATCTGTGTCGCCACAGTAACAGACAAAGTGGGCAACCGTTTTTTGGTTCATTTTGATAACTGGGATGACACATATGACTACTG GTGTGATGCTCGCAGCCCATACATTCATCCCACTGGCTGGTGTCAAGAAAGGGGCCTCCCCCTCACGCCCCCGCAGG ATTATCCTGACCCTGACAGGTTCTCGTGGGAGAGATATTTGGAAGAGACGGGCTCAACGGCGGTCGCTGCTGAAGCATTCAGAGTG CGTCCTTCCCACAACTTCCAGGTGCAGATGAAGTTGGAGGCCGTGGATAAGAGGTGCCCGGGCCTGATCCGCGTGGCTACAGTGCAGGAAGTGGACACTTACAGAATAAAG ATTCATTTTGATGGTTGGAGTCACTTGTATGATGAGTGGATGGATTCGGACCATCCGGACATCCACCCAGCCGGCTGGTGTGAAAGCACAGGACACCCCATCAAACCTCCGCCCTGCCAACCCACTGCCCAGAAACCTG GGCCCAGGGAGAACCTGACAGCCCGACAGCCCAGCTTCTCCATGACTTGTAAAAGTCTGCCTCAGCCACGCAACACCTCCAAATACAGCTTCCACCACAG AAAGTGCCCTACTCCGGGATGTGACGGGTCAGGTCATGTGACCGGGCGTTTTACAGCACATCACTGTTTATCTGGCTGTCCATTGGCTGAGAGGAACCAGGGTCGGCTCAAGGCGGAGCTCTCTGATACAGAAGGATCCAGGCGTAACCTGCTGGTCTTCGGCCAGAGAGCAAAAAAGTCACGATATCACGGCAG GATTGGTCGCCCCCCTAAATATCGTAAAAGTCAGCAAAGAAATTGCCAGA ATATGACTGCGGAAGGAATGTATCCTTCTCTCTTCATGACGGCATTCACGGCAAACTCTGATCGAACCCTCTCTCTCTGCTGGGAGCAGCACTGTAAACTCCTGCCTGGTGTTGCAGGAATTCATGCCAGTCAAGTCGCTACCTGGACTATAGAGGAG GTCTTTGGGTTTGTTAATAATCTTATTGGTTGTGAGGAGCAGGCCCGAATTTTCAAAGATGAA